One Bacillus sp. (in: firmicutes) DNA window includes the following coding sequences:
- the ugpC gene encoding sn-glycerol-3-phosphate ABC transporter ATP-binding protein UgpC, translated as MLNIFKITHHTHSSKYDNNVTAVADFNLYIKDREFIVFVGPSGCGKSTTLRMIAGLEDISKGDFYIDNDRVNDVAPKDRDIAMVFQNYALYPHMNVYNNMAFALKLRKFDKQEIDRRVKEAAQILGLDQYLTRKPKALSGGQRQRVALGRAIVRDAKVFLMDEPLSNLDAKLRVQMRSEIIKLHQRLNTTTIYVTHDQTEAMTMATRIVVMKDGVIHQIGAPKEIYDNPENIVVGGFIGSPAMNFYNGELKEDCFVMSDSNLSLKIPEGRLKVLRNQGYENKKLTLGIRPEDIHDEPVFIQSSPDTTLHVNVDVVELMGAETIIYATVNEQNLVARIDSRTDVKHGQTLEVGFDMNKAHFFDNETTMRIK; from the coding sequence ATGCTCAATATTTTCAAAATAACTCATCACACACATTCCTCCAAATATGATAATAATGTAACTGCCGTCGCAGATTTTAACCTATATATTAAAGATCGGGAGTTTATTGTTTTCGTAGGTCCATCTGGATGTGGAAAATCGACGACACTCAGGATGATCGCAGGTCTTGAGGATATTTCAAAAGGGGATTTTTACATAGATAATGATCGTGTCAATGATGTTGCACCAAAAGATCGGGATATTGCCATGGTGTTCCAAAACTATGCCCTTTACCCTCATATGAATGTCTATAATAATATGGCATTCGCTTTGAAGCTACGGAAATTTGACAAGCAGGAAATTGATAGACGTGTGAAGGAGGCAGCACAAATTTTAGGGCTTGATCAGTATTTAACTCGAAAGCCGAAAGCATTATCAGGTGGGCAACGGCAGCGTGTTGCCTTAGGTCGGGCAATCGTACGCGATGCGAAAGTTTTCCTAATGGACGAGCCATTATCAAATTTAGATGCAAAATTGCGCGTTCAAATGCGTTCAGAAATTATTAAGCTTCATCAACGCCTAAACACAACGACAATTTATGTCACCCATGACCAAACTGAAGCAATGACAATGGCAACTAGAATCGTTGTGATGAAAGATGGAGTCATTCATCAAATTGGCGCTCCAAAGGAAATTTATGATAACCCGGAAAATATAGTTGTAGGTGGGTTTATCGGGTCTCCAGCAATGAACTTTTATAATGGCGAGTTGAAAGAAGATTGTTTTGTAATGAGTGACAGTAATCTTTCATTAAAAATACCTGAAGGAAGATTAAAGGTGTTACGTAATCAAGGCTATGAAAATAAAAAATTAACTTTAGGAATCCGCCCCGAGGATATACATGATGAGCCGGTGTTTATTCAATCATCACCAGACACAACCTTGCATGTTAACGTGGACGTAGTTGAATTAATGGGAGCCGAAACGATTATTTATGCTACAGTTAATGAACAAAATTTAGTAGCAAGAATAGACTCTAGAACAGATGTTAAACACGGTCAAACGTTGGAAGTAGGCTTTGACATGAATAAAGCTCATTTTTTTGATAATGAAACAACGATGAGAATAAAGTAA
- a CDS encoding cation transporter, which translates to MEQLKQERYNDLKLGERGAIISIIAYIILAAMKLVIGFITHSEALKADGFNNSTDIIASIAVLIGLKISQKPADKDHPYGHWKSETVASMVASFIMMSVGLQVLFAAVTSVFDGREEAPDLLSAWTGIFCAVIMYFVYLYNNKLAKKINSQAVMAAAKDNLSDAWVSIGAAVGIIGSQFNLPWLDSLAAIIVGFLICKTAWDIFIDTAHSLTDGFDEKLIEDYKDSIVHISGVKDVKEIRARKYGNNTVVDIVILVNANLPLKNAHDICTEVEVNLKKEHAVFNVHVHVEPT; encoded by the coding sequence ATGGAACAGCTTAAACAAGAAAGATATAATGACTTAAAACTAGGTGAACGCGGCGCTATAATTAGTATTATTGCTTATATTATCCTTGCCGCCATGAAGCTAGTTATTGGTTTCATAACTCACTCGGAAGCTTTAAAAGCAGACGGTTTTAATAATAGTACAGATATCATTGCCTCCATTGCTGTTCTCATCGGCTTAAAAATCTCCCAAAAACCAGCTGATAAAGATCATCCATACGGTCATTGGAAATCGGAAACAGTAGCCTCAATGGTTGCTTCATTTATTATGATGTCTGTTGGCCTTCAAGTATTATTTGCAGCAGTAACATCGGTGTTCGATGGAAGGGAAGAAGCTCCAGACCTCCTATCTGCTTGGACTGGAATTTTTTGTGCCGTCATCATGTACTTCGTCTATCTTTACAATAATAAATTAGCTAAGAAAATAAATAGCCAAGCCGTTATGGCTGCTGCAAAGGATAATTTATCGGATGCTTGGGTGAGCATTGGGGCTGCTGTAGGTATCATTGGCTCACAATTCAATCTGCCATGGCTTGATTCGCTTGCGGCAATTATTGTAGGTTTTCTTATTTGTAAAACCGCTTGGGATATTTTTATTGATACAGCTCATAGCTTGACCGATGGCTTTGATGAAAAACTGATTGAGGACTACAAAGATTCAATTGTACATATATCAGGTGTAAAGGATGTAAAAGAAATTAGAGCTAGAAAATATGGAAACAACACTGTTGTTGATATTGTAATCCTTGTCAACGCAAATTTGCCGCTTAAAAATGCCCATGATATTTGTACGGAAGTTGAGGTTAATTTAAAAAAAGAGCATGCTGTTTTCAATGTTCATGTCCATGTAGAACCTACTTAA